In Mycolicibacterium mucogenicum DSM 44124, the following are encoded in one genomic region:
- a CDS encoding SDR family NAD(P)-dependent oxidoreductase, producing MDLGLAGARVVITGGASNIGRGIVHVFAAEGARIVLNDIDAPQAEKVRTEALAHGASEVEVVIADLTVPGSAEAAVGRAVDAWGGVDVLVNNAGWSVPGFVATDTDRVKWQRTMEINFFSALAATQAAIGPMRDAGCGAIVFIASDAAFGQIRQGVYGASKAAMVALARTTAREHGRHGIRSNVVCPGLVMPDGPDAIGASSLWAVGEDEVFNPKQIDFMLKDTPMRRLTTAEDVGRAVAWFSSPFAARQVTGQLISVSGGYTMP from the coding sequence GTGGACTTGGGACTGGCGGGCGCCCGCGTTGTGATCACCGGCGGCGCCTCCAACATCGGCCGGGGCATCGTGCACGTCTTCGCGGCCGAGGGGGCCCGGATCGTCCTGAACGACATCGACGCGCCCCAGGCCGAAAAGGTTCGCACCGAAGCGCTCGCACACGGCGCCTCGGAGGTCGAGGTCGTCATCGCCGATCTCACGGTGCCCGGCAGCGCCGAGGCAGCCGTCGGCCGTGCCGTCGATGCCTGGGGCGGAGTGGACGTCCTCGTCAACAACGCGGGCTGGAGCGTCCCGGGGTTCGTGGCCACCGATACCGACCGGGTGAAATGGCAACGCACGATGGAGATCAACTTCTTCAGCGCTCTGGCGGCGACGCAGGCGGCGATCGGTCCCATGCGCGATGCCGGCTGCGGCGCAATCGTGTTCATCGCCAGCGACGCCGCTTTCGGACAGATCCGGCAGGGGGTTTACGGCGCGTCGAAGGCCGCCATGGTTGCGCTGGCCCGTACCACCGCACGTGAACACGGACGGCACGGGATCCGGTCGAATGTCGTGTGCCCCGGCCTCGTGATGCCCGACGGGCCCGACGCGATCGGCGCCTCGAGCCTGTGGGCCGTCGGCGAGGACGAGGTCTTCAACCCCAAGCAGATCGACTTCATGTTGAAGGACACCCCGATGCGCCGTTTGACCACCGCTGAGGACGTCGGCCGCGCGGTGGCGTGGTTCTCGTCGCCGTTCGCCGCACGCCAGGTGACGGGGCAGCTGATCTCGGTCAGCGGCGGCTACACGATGCCCTGA